In Haloarchaeobius salinus, the sequence CGACGCGCTCGCCGCGGTCCAGGTCGTCGGTCCACACCGACGCCCCGAGCCCGTACGGCGAATCGTTCGCGAGTTCGACGGCCTCGGCCTCGCTCTCGACGCGGAACACCGCCGCGACCGGCCCGAACGTCTCTTCGCAGGCGACGGCCATGTCGGGGTCGAGGTCGGCCAGCACCGTCGGCGGGTAGTAGTAGCCGTCGCGGTCCATCGGCTCGCCGCCGAGCAGGCAGTCCGCGCCGGCGTCGACGCTGCGCTCGACCTGGTCGTGCAGGTCCTGCATCAGGTCCTCGCGGGCCTGCGGACCGACCTCCGTCTCGTCGTCCATCGGGTCGCCGACGGTCCAGGCGTCCAGCTCAGCGACGAACTGCTCGACGAACTCGTCGTAGACCTCGTCGTGGACGATGAACCGCTTCGCCGCGATGCAGGACTGCCCGCTGTTCTGGAGCCGGGCCAGCGCCGCCGTCTCGACGGCCGCATCGACGTTCGCGTCGTCGAGCACGACGAACGGGTCGGAGCCGCCGAGTTCGAGGACGGTCTTCTTCAGCTCCTCGCCCGCCGTCTTCGCGACCTGCTTGCCCGCGAACTCGCTCCCGGTCAGCGTCACCGCCCGGACCCGGTCGTCGCGGATGACCTCGTTCGCCTCCGAGCCGCCGACGAGCAGCGTCTGGAACGCCCCCTCGGGGAAGCCCGCCTCCCGGAACACCTCCTCGATGGCCAGCGCGCACTTCGGCACGTTCGACGCGTGCTTGAGGAGGCCGACGTTGCCCGCCGCCAGGCTCGGTGCGGCGAACCGGAACACCTGCCAGAACGGGAAGTTCCAGGGCATCACGGCCAGCACCGGCCCGATGGGTTCGTGGCGCACGTACGTCTTCGCGTGGCTCGCCCCGCCGATGACCTCGTCCTGCAGATATTCGGGGGCCTTCTCCGCGTAGTGCTCGCAGACCCAGGCGCACTTGCGGACCTCGCCTCTCGCCTGCGAGATGGGCTTGCCCATCTCCACCGTCATCAGCTCCGCGTAGTGCTCCTCGTTCTCGCGAAGCACGTCGGCGGCCTCCTCCAGCAGCTGTCGCCGCTCGTTCATCGGCACCTCGCGCCAGGACTCGTAGGTGTCCGCCGCCGTGGCGAGGCGCTCCTCGACCGCCGCGTCGTCGTGCTCCTCGACCGTCTCGACGTGCTCACCGGTCGCTGGGTTGATGCGCTCCATGTCCCGTGATTCGCGGACTTGGTACTACTAGTTTTGGCCGCCGGAACCGATAGTTGTGGGTGAGTGACGTGGTGGAGTGTGTCGATTCGGGCCCGGTGGAATGCGCTGATTGTCATGGGAATACACTCGAACACGAACAGCCAGAAAGCCCCGAGCGTCTCGACTCCCGCGGCTCGTTGTGCTCCTCGTTCCTGCGGTGCTTGGCTGGCGAGACTCCTCCGTCGTCTCGCTGCTTCCCGCTCGGTCGCAGGCTCCCTCGCGGGAACGTCGCCGGGGTTCGTCGAGACGCTCGCCCCTTTCAGTCCCACCGTCGGACCTGCGGACCGACGAGCCCCCGTTCGCTCGCAAGCTCGCTCACGGGGACACCCCACCGCAACCGCACCGCACCTCACGCCTCCCCAACCGATTGCGATGCTCGCTGGCGCTGTCGCCCGAAAATCGGAGATTTTCGGGATGTGGCCAGAAATCTACGATTTCTGGCTGCCTGCCGGACGTAGTCCGGCACTGACGAGAGAGCAAGCTCTCTCGAACCACGCTTCTCATCCCTCGCGCGGAATGGCTCGCGGCCTTCGGCACGCTCGCCAGCGCGCGCCGGTGGTGGAAAATCGGCAGAAGTGGTACGTCCTCGGGTTCACTCCACCGTCGGCAGGTCGACTTCCTCCCCGTCGGCGTAGACGGTGGGGTCGCGGATGATGCCGTCCTGGTGGAGGGGTGCGCTGGTGTCGCCGCCGATGCCGGCGTCGTCGCCGAAGGCGATGTGGACGGTGCCGCCGGCCTTCTCGTCGAGCAGGACGCTCCCGACGAGTTCGGTGACGGCGACGTTGGTGCCGATGCCGAGTTCGGCGAGGTTGTAGGCGTCCTGGCCTACTTCCTCGGCGGCAGTCTCGAGCATCGCGTCGATCTCCTCGGAGTCGGTGGCGGTGACGTAGCCGTCCTCGACCTCGATGGTCACCGTCTCGCCCGCCTCGAGCAGGCCGTGGGGGTCGATGGTGCCGTCGACGACGTAGGTGCCGTTCGCGGTCTCGGGGGAGACGAACACCTCGCCGGCGGGGAGGTTGGAGAACTCGCCGGGCTCGTGGACCATGCCGGTGTCCGAGCGCCAGTCGCGGTCGCCCGGCTCGAACGTGATGTCGGTGCCCAGTTCGGTGGTGACGCGGATCTCGTCGGCGTCTGCGACCTGTTCGAGCATCGACTCGCACTCGGCGGCGATGTTCGCGTAGTCGGCGTCCAGCCCGGTCAGGAACACCTCCTCGGTGATGCCGGGGAGGGTCGCGCCGCGCGCGCCGGCCTCGCAGGCGTCGCCGCGGGCGCGGGTGTGGCTGATGCTCTTCGTCGTCGGTGCGAGGAACACGTCGCTGGCCGCCATCGCGGCGGCGACGGGTTCGGGCGGTTCCTCGCCGTGCTGGTTCCCCGGCGGGTAGCGGAGCAGGGTGGCGTCGTCCGTTATCTCGCTCGCGACCTCGTACAATGCCTCGCCGATGGGGCGGCGCTTGTCGTCGGTGACGACGGCGCAGGACTCGTCGCTGGCGAGGTTCAGACACTGGCGGATTGCGGTTTCGGCGGGTTCGCGGAGGTCGGTCATACCCGACCGGTCGGCCGGAGCCCTGTTAGGGTTTGCCGTCTGCGCTCAGAGCAGCGTCGTCCCGAGCATCACGAGCAGACCGAGGATACCGAGCACCGCGCCGTCGACCTGCACGTAGTCCATCGGGCCGTCGCGGTGGTGGCGGCGGGCGCGGCCGGTGAGGAAGGTGTCCGCGGGCTCTGTCCCGCCCGGCGTGGTCCGGATGGCACTCACGCCGCCGACGAACAGCACCAGCCCGGCGACGAACATCCCCGCGGAGAGCATGGTTGATTCCGGCTACGCGAACAGCTACTAAAAGAATTTTCATCGTATATATCCAGAAATGAAGTGTTATCGCTGCCGGGTGACGGGTGCTGACCGCCTAACGACCGATTAGATCCGTCCGGGACGGGAGCCGGTTCCGTCGCGCGAGGACTTACTCGCCGACGAAGTAGGGCGGAGCCTCGAAACGGTTATCTCGCGGGGCTATCGACGTTCCGGTATGATCCAGGTGGCCATCAACGGCTACGGTACCATCGGCAAGCGCGTCGCGGACGCGGTGCGAGCCCAGCCCGACATGGAGGTCGTCGGCGTCGCCAAGACACGTCCCAACTTCGAGGCCGAGACGGCCGTCGACAAGGGCTACCCCCTCTACGCCGCCATCGAGGACCGCATCCCACTGTTCGACGACGCCGATATCGAGCTCGCGGGCACGGTCGACGAGCTCGTCGCGGCCGCCGACGTGGTCGTCGACGCCTGTCCCTCGGGCATCGGCGCGGACAACGTCTCCATGTACCGCGAGCACGACACGCCCGCGCTCCTCCAGGGCGGCGAGGACGCCGACGCCGCCGACGTGAGCTTCAACGCCCGAGCGAACTTCGACGAGACCACCGGCGCGGACGTCGCCCGCGTCGTCTCCTGCAACACGACCGGGCTCTCCCGGCTGGTCGCGCCGCTCCAGGAGGAGTACGGCATCGAGAAGGTGCGCGCGACGCTGGTCCGTCGCGGCGGCGACCCCGCCCAGACCGGCCGCGGCCCCATCAACGACATCCTGCCGAACCCGGTCAGCCTCCCCTCACACCACGGCCCCGACGTGAACACCATCTTCCCCGACCTCGCCATCGACACGCTCGGGCTGAAGGTGCCCGCGACGCTCATGCACACCCACAGCGTCAACGTCGAGCTCGAATCGACGCCCGACGCGGGCGAGGTCCGCGAGCTGCTCGAGTCCCAGTCCCGAACGTTCGTCATCGACGAGCACATGGCCATCGACGGCGCGGGCAAGCTCAAGGAGTACGCCCAGGACGTGGGCCGGCCGCGCGCCGACATCTGGGAGAACTGCATCTGGGGCGAGTCCATCACGATGGAGGGCAACGACCTGTACCTGTTCCAGGCCATCCACCAGGAGTCCGACGTGGTGCCGGAGAACGTCGACGCGGTGCGGGCCATCCTCGGCGAGAGCGACGCCGCCGACAGCATCGAGACGACGAACGAGGCCCTCGGGATGGGGCTGTAGGGTGGACGCTCCCGTTCCGGCAGATTTCGAACGCTAGCACGGCCCGGAACCGGCGACGTTGACCGGGACAGAAGGCTTTTGACGTGACGGCCGCAAGGAACTGCCATGCGTCGTGACGACCGTGACGAGCCGTTCGACGACTTCTTCAAGGAGATCGAGCGGATGATGAACGAGATGATGGGAGACCGGTCGGTCGACATGCAGTTCGAGGGCGACGCAGGCTTCGGCTCGGACACGCACGTCGACATCCACGAGACCGACGACGAGATCCGCGTGGTGGCGGACCTCCCGGGTGTCGAGAAAGAGAACATCAAGCTGGAGTGCGACGGCGAGGCACTCACCATCGGTGCAGAGAGCGAGCACCGACAGTACCACGAGCGCGTCGAACTTCCGAGCCGCGTCGACGAGCACAACGCGACAGCGACCTACAACAACGGCGTGCTCGAGGTCGTCTTCGAGCGACTGGACACCTCCGCGGGCATCGACCTGAAGTAGCGACCTGCCGTCCTCCGTCTTTCCGCCGCGAGCCGCCGGCTACGCGCTCGCGGTCTCCCGAATCGCCTCTGCGAGCCGGTCCCAGAACCCGTCCTCGTACTTCGCGGCGTCGTCGATCGTCGGGCGCGCGTTCGTCTCGTTGACCAGCACGTCTTCCGTCCCGACGAGCAGGTCGACGCCGAGGAAGCGGACCCCGAGCTCGTCGGCGACCCGTTCTGCGAGCCGCCGGTACCCGGGGTCGAGGTCGACGGGCGTCGCCTCGGCTCCCCGGTGGACGTTGTGCTTCCAGCGCCCGGCCTCGCGGTCGGCATCCGAGAGCCGGCGTTCGACCGCGCCGACGTACTCGCCGTCGAGCACCATCACCCGGTAGTCGCGGGCGTCGGGGACGAACTCCTGGACGAGGTAGGAGCGGTCGCCGGTCGCCCGGAAGTCGTGGACGAGGTTCAGGTAGTCCGTGACGCCGAGCGCCGAGTCGAGGTCGGGCACCTTCGCGACGCCGATGCCCCTCGTCGTGGAGTTCGGTTTGAGGACGACCGGCGGGTCGAGCGACGCGACGGCATCGGCCACGGCGGACTCGTCGGCCGGATTCGAGACGTAGACCGACCGCGGCACGGGAACTCCGGCGCGTTCGAGCCGCGCGAGGATGCCCGCCTTGTTGCGCGAGGTGAGCACCGCGTCGCGGCCGTTGAGCCAGGGCACGTCGAGTAGCGCGTCGGCGACGCCACCCTCCATCATCCGGCCCGGATAGACGAAGCCGGCGTCGAACTGGTCGCGGGAGAACGGTGCCGAATCGGGTGAGAGCGCGAGGGTGCGCTCTTTCACCTGGGCGTGGTGGACGGAGATGCCGCGCTCGGCGAGCGGCTCGCGCATCCGCTCGAACGTCTCGGCACGGTTGACGACTGCGAGGTCGACCATGTGACAGGGTTCGACCCCGGAACAAAAAGCCTACGCGATGAGTTTCTCCTCGCCGCGCTCGACGACGACGCGACAGGGCGGGGAGATCTTGTTGTAGGCGCGGCGGAAGGCGTCCTTGACCTCGGGGGCCTGCTCGACGGTGCACCAGCAGGTGAACAGTCGCTCACCGTTCGGGACGCGGGCGGCGGTGC encodes:
- a CDS encoding type II glyceraldehyde-3-phosphate dehydrogenase — translated: MIQVAINGYGTIGKRVADAVRAQPDMEVVGVAKTRPNFEAETAVDKGYPLYAAIEDRIPLFDDADIELAGTVDELVAAADVVVDACPSGIGADNVSMYREHDTPALLQGGEDADAADVSFNARANFDETTGADVARVVSCNTTGLSRLVAPLQEEYGIEKVRATLVRRGGDPAQTGRGPINDILPNPVSLPSHHGPDVNTIFPDLAIDTLGLKVPATLMHTHSVNVELESTPDAGEVRELLESQSRTFVIDEHMAIDGAGKLKEYAQDVGRPRADIWENCIWGESITMEGNDLYLFQAIHQESDVVPENVDAVRAILGESDAADSIETTNEALGMGL
- a CDS encoding NAD-dependent succinate-semialdehyde dehydrogenase, with product MERINPATGEHVETVEEHDDAAVEERLATAADTYESWREVPMNERRQLLEEAADVLRENEEHYAELMTVEMGKPISQARGEVRKCAWVCEHYAEKAPEYLQDEVIGGASHAKTYVRHEPIGPVLAVMPWNFPFWQVFRFAAPSLAAGNVGLLKHASNVPKCALAIEEVFREAGFPEGAFQTLLVGGSEANEVIRDDRVRAVTLTGSEFAGKQVAKTAGEELKKTVLELGGSDPFVVLDDANVDAAVETAALARLQNSGQSCIAAKRFIVHDEVYDEFVEQFVAELDAWTVGDPMDDETEVGPQAREDLMQDLHDQVERSVDAGADCLLGGEPMDRDGYYYPPTVLADLDPDMAVACEETFGPVAAVFRVESEAEAVELANDSPYGLGASVWTDDLDRGERVAHEIDAGATFVNEMVKSDPRLPFGGVGISGYGRELAADGIREFVNRKTVWVQEADDE
- a CDS encoding Hsp20/alpha crystallin family protein, translating into MRRDDRDEPFDDFFKEIERMMNEMMGDRSVDMQFEGDAGFGSDTHVDIHETDDEIRVVADLPGVEKENIKLECDGEALTIGAESEHRQYHERVELPSRVDEHNATATYNNGVLEVVFERLDTSAGIDLK
- a CDS encoding ATP-grasp domain-containing protein; the encoded protein is MVDLAVVNRAETFERMREPLAERGISVHHAQVKERTLALSPDSAPFSRDQFDAGFVYPGRMMEGGVADALLDVPWLNGRDAVLTSRNKAGILARLERAGVPVPRSVYVSNPADESAVADAVASLDPPVVLKPNSTTRGIGVAKVPDLDSALGVTDYLNLVHDFRATGDRSYLVQEFVPDARDYRVMVLDGEYVGAVERRLSDADREAGRWKHNVHRGAEATPVDLDPGYRRLAERVADELGVRFLGVDLLVGTEDVLVNETNARPTIDDAAKYEDGFWDRLAEAIRETASA
- a CDS encoding aminopeptidase, with product MTDLREPAETAIRQCLNLASDESCAVVTDDKRRPIGEALYEVASEITDDATLLRYPPGNQHGEEPPEPVAAAMAASDVFLAPTTKSISHTRARGDACEAGARGATLPGITEEVFLTGLDADYANIAAECESMLEQVADADEIRVTTELGTDITFEPGDRDWRSDTGMVHEPGEFSNLPAGEVFVSPETANGTYVVDGTIDPHGLLEAGETVTIEVEDGYVTATDSEEIDAMLETAAEEVGQDAYNLAELGIGTNVAVTELVGSVLLDEKAGGTVHIAFGDDAGIGGDTSAPLHQDGIIRDPTVYADGEEVDLPTVE